One Paraburkholderia agricolaris genomic region harbors:
- a CDS encoding 3-ketoacyl-ACP reductase FabG2, whose amino-acid sequence MSRRVLVTGASRGIGRAIAYQLAADGFAVSVHCRTGRTEAEAVATGIAAQGGTARVLQFDVRERAVCREVLEADVAAHGAHYGIVCSAGVTRDAAFPALTEEDWDIVIETGLDSFYNVVHPLTMPMVRAKKGGRIVTIASVSGVMGNRGQVNYSAAKAGLIGASKALAVELATRNITVNCVAPGLIETGMLDEMPLEHALKTVPMNRVGQPAEVASVVSFLMSDAASYVTRQVIGVNGGMV is encoded by the coding sequence ATGAGCCGGCGTGTTCTCGTTACCGGCGCAAGCCGCGGCATTGGCCGTGCGATTGCGTATCAGTTGGCCGCCGACGGTTTCGCGGTGTCCGTGCATTGCCGCACGGGCCGTACCGAAGCTGAAGCAGTCGCCACGGGCATTGCCGCGCAAGGCGGCACGGCGCGCGTGCTGCAGTTCGACGTGCGTGAGCGCGCCGTGTGCCGCGAAGTGCTCGAAGCGGATGTCGCCGCACACGGCGCGCACTACGGCATCGTGTGCAGCGCGGGCGTGACCCGCGACGCTGCGTTCCCCGCGCTCACTGAAGAAGACTGGGACATCGTGATCGAAACCGGTCTCGACTCGTTCTACAACGTGGTCCATCCGTTGACCATGCCGATGGTGCGGGCGAAGAAGGGCGGCCGCATCGTCACGATTGCGTCGGTCTCCGGCGTGATGGGCAATCGCGGCCAGGTCAACTACAGCGCAGCGAAGGCCGGTCTGATCGGCGCGAGCAAGGCGCTTGCCGTCGAACTGGCGACGCGCAACATCACCGTCAATTGCGTGGCGCCGGGCTTGATCGAAACCGGCATGCTCGACGAGATGCCGCTCGAGCACGCGTTGAAGACGGTGCCGATGAACCGCGTCGGCCAGCCTGCGGAAGTGGCGTCCGTGGTCAGCTTCCTGATGTCGGATGCGGCCTCGTACGTCACGCGCCAGGTGATCGGCGTCAATGGTGGGATGGTGTGA
- a CDS encoding beta-ketoacyl synthase N-terminal-like domain-containing protein, translated as MSMALHRVVITGMGIVSCLGNTLDSVSAALRTGRSRIERIDAWRERGFGSQVAAVASVAQEPPFDRKLERFMGDTARFACHAAKKAIDDAGLDPAALRSPRAGTVIGSGVGTMSSYDVAMSIANARGVDRVPPYTVPHAMSSTASANVAQVFGLEGVSYSPSSACTTSALAIGQAMQLIQTGRQQIVLAGGSESLHDNMTLMFDSMGALSRGFNDTPQRASRPYDTARDGFVIASGGGVLVLEALDHALARGARIYAELTGFGDCTDSAGMVTPRAAGIARAMRGALGEAGATGAMSATGAMDGSARRPDYINTHAPSTPLGDVEELHALRDVFGGEVPAFSSTKGMTGHPLGACGAHEAIYTLLMMRDGFIAGTAGIETPEPAVDGLPLVRTTRDARIGTAMSNSFGFGGSCASLMFAVWQGG; from the coding sequence ATGAGCATGGCGCTGCACCGCGTGGTCATTACCGGCATGGGGATCGTATCGTGCCTCGGCAATACGCTCGACAGCGTGTCGGCCGCGTTGCGCACGGGCCGCTCGCGTATCGAGCGGATCGACGCGTGGCGTGAGCGCGGTTTCGGCTCGCAGGTGGCAGCCGTCGCGTCGGTCGCACAGGAGCCGCCGTTCGATCGCAAGCTCGAACGCTTCATGGGCGACACCGCGCGCTTTGCCTGTCATGCCGCGAAAAAGGCGATCGACGACGCCGGGCTCGATCCCGCCGCGTTGCGTTCGCCGCGCGCCGGTACGGTGATCGGTTCGGGCGTCGGCACGATGTCGAGTTACGACGTGGCGATGTCGATTGCGAACGCCCGTGGCGTCGATAGAGTGCCGCCGTACACGGTTCCGCATGCGATGAGCAGCACTGCATCGGCCAATGTCGCGCAGGTGTTCGGACTGGAGGGCGTGAGCTATTCGCCGTCGTCGGCGTGCACGACGTCGGCGCTCGCCATCGGTCAGGCAATGCAACTGATTCAGACCGGGCGCCAGCAGATCGTGCTGGCCGGCGGCAGCGAGTCGTTGCACGACAACATGACGCTGATGTTCGATTCGATGGGCGCGTTGTCGCGCGGTTTCAACGACACGCCCCAGCGCGCTTCGCGTCCTTACGACACGGCACGCGACGGCTTTGTGATCGCGTCGGGCGGCGGCGTGCTGGTGCTCGAGGCGCTCGATCATGCGTTGGCGCGCGGAGCCCGTATTTACGCCGAGCTGACCGGGTTCGGCGACTGTACGGATAGTGCCGGCATGGTTACGCCACGTGCGGCCGGTATCGCGCGAGCGATGCGCGGCGCGCTGGGCGAAGCGGGTGCGACGGGTGCAATGAGTGCAACGGGTGCAATGGATGGCAGCGCCAGACGTCCGGACTACATCAACACGCACGCGCCGTCGACCCCGCTTGGCGATGTCGAGGAACTGCATGCCTTGCGCGACGTATTCGGCGGCGAAGTGCCCGCGTTCTCATCGACCAAAGGCATGACCGGACATCCGCTCGGCGCATGCGGCGCGCATGAGGCGATCTACACGCTGCTGATGATGCGCGACGGTTTCATCGCGGGGACGGCGGGCATTGAGACGCCGGAGCCCGCCGTCGACGGGTTGCCGCTGGTGCGCACGACGCGTGACGCGCGCATCGGCACGGCGATGTCGAATTCATTCGGGTTCGGCGGCAGTTGCGCGAGCCTGATGTTTGCAGTGTGGCAGGGCGGTTGA
- a CDS encoding beta-ketoacyl-ACP synthase has product MKRVVITGMGGVTAFGDSWDVIETRLKSGVNAVRRISEWDYFQSLHTRLACPLPGFTAPAHYPRKKTRSMGPVSMYSVRASELALADAGLTEDLSIKDGRMGVAYGSSSGSVQPIRAFGTMLETGSMTDVTSNSYVQMMPHTTAVNVSLFWDLKGRIIPTSCACASGSQAIGYAYEAIQTGKQTLMLAGGAEELSGPAVAVFDTLYATSTRNDEPHLTPRPFDASRDGLVVGEGAATLVLEEYEHAVARGARIHAEIVGFGCNSDGAHMTQPTAETMAIAMQLALKDAQLAPEAIAYVNAHGTSTDRGDIAESHATAQTFGARMPISSLKSYVGHTLGACGALEAWWTIEMMKRNWYAPTLNLDNVDPACAPLDYIVGAGREIDAEHVMSNNFAFGGINTSLIFRRVR; this is encoded by the coding sequence ATGAAACGCGTCGTCATTACCGGCATGGGGGGCGTCACGGCGTTTGGCGATAGCTGGGACGTGATCGAAACGCGCCTGAAGAGCGGCGTGAACGCGGTGCGCCGGATATCCGAATGGGATTATTTCCAGTCGCTGCATACGCGGCTCGCGTGTCCGTTGCCGGGCTTCACGGCGCCCGCGCATTATCCGCGCAAGAAAACCCGCTCGATGGGTCCGGTCTCGATGTATTCGGTGCGCGCGAGCGAACTGGCGCTCGCCGACGCGGGCCTGACCGAAGACCTCAGCATCAAGGACGGCCGCATGGGCGTTGCTTATGGTTCGTCGTCAGGTTCGGTGCAGCCGATTCGCGCGTTCGGCACGATGCTCGAAACGGGCTCGATGACCGACGTTACGTCGAACAGCTACGTGCAGATGATGCCGCATACCACCGCGGTCAACGTCAGCCTGTTCTGGGATCTGAAAGGGCGCATCATTCCGACCTCGTGCGCGTGCGCGTCGGGCAGCCAGGCGATCGGCTATGCCTATGAAGCGATCCAGACCGGCAAGCAGACGCTGATGCTGGCGGGCGGCGCGGAAGAACTTTCGGGCCCGGCGGTTGCGGTGTTCGATACCTTGTACGCGACCAGCACGCGCAACGACGAGCCGCATCTCACGCCGCGTCCGTTCGATGCCTCGCGCGACGGTCTTGTGGTCGGCGAAGGCGCGGCGACGCTGGTGCTCGAAGAATACGAACACGCAGTGGCGCGCGGCGCGCGCATTCATGCGGAGATCGTCGGCTTCGGCTGCAATTCGGACGGCGCGCACATGACCCAGCCGACCGCCGAAACCATGGCGATTGCCATGCAACTCGCCCTCAAGGATGCGCAACTGGCGCCGGAAGCGATCGCCTATGTGAATGCGCACGGCACGTCGACGGACCGCGGTGACATTGCCGAAAGCCATGCGACCGCGCAGACCTTCGGCGCGCGCATGCCGATCAGTTCGCTCAAGAGCTATGTCGGCCATACGCTCGGCGCGTGCGGTGCGCTGGAAGCGTGGTGGACCATCGAGATGATGAAACGCAACTGGTATGCGCCGACCTTGAACCTGGATAACGTCGATCCGGCCTGCGCACCGCTCGATTACATCGTCGGTGCGGGACGCGAGATCGACGCCGAACATGTGATGAGCAATAACTTTGCATTTGGCGGCATCAATACGTCGCTGATTTTCAGGCGCGTTCGATGA